The following are from one region of the Capsicum annuum cultivar UCD-10X-F1 chromosome 1, UCD10Xv1.1, whole genome shotgun sequence genome:
- the LOC107857362 gene encoding aspartic proteinase CDR1: MKINRTKDFTLIPRLVLLSFFHLSLVCYRKSVNGFTVDLIHRDSPLSPFYNPSSTPSERLQNAFHRSFSRASFFNKNLVNAIQSSVTPTEGEFLMKISIGTPPVDTFVTLDTGSDLTWIQCEPCVHCFAQLGTPIFDPKKSSTYFQVDCENLYCQDLLPITCIDDMCHYNATYSDNTHSIGELGIETLTFTSTSGENVPILYTFFGCGHDNGDQFPVGTSGIIGLGRGDISIVNQMNDEIKGKFSYCLASSIPAHVNVTSRISFGDSAVVSGPGVVSTPLIRRESLKSFYFLTLESISVGDKNLPFISSTISSNDQGNIFIDSGNTLTHVPSDFYASLEEALVASISAPRIDDPTSGHFKVCYASDLGTINAPKIVAHFTNADVELSPANVFKPMDTSVICFAMVPTDGIPIYGNLAQMDFLIGYDLVANQLSFLRTDDCSKL; this comes from the coding sequence ATGAAGATTAATAGAACTAAAGATTTCACTCTTATCCCTAGGTTAGTTCTTTTATCTTTCTTTCATCTTTCTTTGGTTTGTTATCGCAAAAGTGTGAATGGCTTCACTGTCGATCTTATCCACCGCGATTCTCCTCTTTCACCTTTTTACAACCCATCAAGCACTCCATCTGAACGCCTTCAAAATGCCTTCCACCGGTCATTCTCCCGGGCTTCcttctttaataaaaatcttgTTAATGCAATCCAATCGTCAGTTACTCCAACTGAAGGTGAATTCCTCATGAAAATCTCAATTGGAACTCCCCCAGTAGACACTTTTGTCACTCTTGACACTGGCAGTGACTTAACGTGGATACAATGTGAGCCTTGTGTCCATTGCTTTGCACAATTGGGCACACCTATTTTTGATCCCAAAAAAAGCTCTACTTATTTTCAAGTTGATTGCGAAAATTTATATTGTCAAGACTTGCTTCCTATCACATGTATTGATGATATGTGTCACTATAATGCTACTTATAGTGACAATACACATAGCATAGGTGAACTTGGTATTGAAACTTTGACATTTACTTCAACTTCTGGTGAAAATGTCCCAATTCTTTACACCTTCTTTGGTTGTGGACATGACAATGGTGATCAATTCCCAGTGGGCACTTCTGGCATCATTGGCTTAGGTCGTGGCGATATCTCAATTGTCAATCAAATGAATGATGAAATCAAAGGGAAATTCTCATATTGTTTGGCATCATCAATACCAGCTCATGTCAACGTAACTAGTCGCATCAGCTTTGGTGATAGTGCTGTTGTTTCAGGCCCTGGAGTCGTTTCAACTCCCTTGATAAGAAGGGAAAGCCTAAAAAGCTTCTATTTCCTAACTTTGGAAAGTATTAGCGTTGGAGATAAGAATTTGCCGTTCATATCTTCTACAATTAGTTCCAATGATCAAGGTAATATTTTCATCGATTCAGGTAATACACTCACACATGTCCCTTCTGATTTTTATGCTAGTTTGGAGGAAGCTCTGGTGGCTTCGATTAGTGCTCCTAGGATAGATGATCCGACGTCTGGGCATTTTAAGGTATGTTATGCGTCTGACTTAGGCACTATCAATGCTCCTAAGATTGTCGCACATTTTACAAATGCGGATGTAGAGTTGTCACCAGCGAATGTATTTAAGCCAATGGATACAAGTGTGATTTGCTTCGCAATGGTGCCAACAGATGGAATTCCTATTTATGGGAACTTGGCACAGATGGATTTCTTAATTGGATATGATCTTGTCGCCAACCAACTTTCATTCTTGCGTACTGATGACTGCTCTAAGCtttaa